Proteins encoded in a region of the Candidatus Zixiibacteriota bacterium genome:
- a CDS encoding metallopeptidase TldD-related protein, which yields MLSMTKGMSAKVLTTALLIAAVLARVTPAAASASNDPLMQAMESELSRSMQRLKLDDFDAPYFISYRLTEIQAVSMEASYGALVSSGGENYRGLVVDVRVGDYAQDNSTDDDSFYFNPRDTDAYRFSRSYAPIDNDTAALRHELWLITDYQYKSALEEYIAERGGQIQKIEKQDAPEDFSMVAPVTISEPIDTLSFDVKRWKNVLRAISARFKREELIYDSDIELRAIAQTRYLLTSEGTRLRTNDHNYSLSMSAHVRADDGMPIDLSYVVKTHDMASLPDSLSMAQSADSLSELLLSLREAPVMDPYTGPAIVLRGASGVFFHEALGHRLEGHRTRRESEGHTFKDKLGSRIIPEFLSVYDDPTRQYAAGVDLYGSYEFDDEGVPSQKAQLVSNGVLESFLMCRTPIHGIASSNGHGRGDIWHQPVSRMGSLFVESSSPITFNDLKSQLLDQCRRQGKEYGLVFEDIEAGETNTSSYGVQTLRVRPRVVKKVYVSDGREELVRGVELIGTPLAVLESIVAASDDLGVFNGVCGAESGWVPVSAVAPSVLISEVEVQRLDRNLKRGPILPPPLHSVDP from the coding sequence ATGTTGTCCATGACAAAGGGAATGTCGGCAAAAGTGTTGACGACGGCGCTGCTCATCGCCGCCGTGTTGGCCAGAGTGACCCCGGCAGCCGCTTCGGCGTCGAATGACCCGCTCATGCAGGCCATGGAATCGGAGTTGTCACGCTCAATGCAGCGGCTCAAGCTCGATGACTTTGATGCGCCGTATTTCATCTCCTATCGCCTGACCGAAATTCAAGCGGTCTCGATGGAGGCCTCTTACGGGGCGCTGGTCTCCTCCGGGGGAGAGAACTACCGCGGACTGGTCGTCGACGTGCGGGTCGGCGACTATGCCCAGGACAACAGCACCGACGATGACAGCTTCTATTTCAACCCACGCGACACCGACGCCTACCGTTTCTCGCGCAGCTACGCGCCGATCGACAACGACACGGCGGCGCTGCGGCACGAGTTGTGGCTGATCACCGATTACCAGTACAAGAGCGCGCTGGAGGAATACATCGCCGAGCGCGGCGGACAGATCCAAAAAATCGAGAAGCAAGACGCGCCCGAAGACTTTTCGATGGTCGCCCCCGTGACGATCAGCGAGCCGATCGACACGCTGTCGTTCGACGTCAAACGCTGGAAAAACGTCCTGCGCGCGATTTCCGCCCGGTTCAAACGCGAGGAGCTGATCTACGACTCCGACATCGAACTGCGCGCCATCGCCCAGACACGGTACCTGCTGACCAGCGAGGGGACGCGTCTGCGCACCAATGATCACAACTATTCGTTGTCGATGTCCGCGCATGTGCGCGCCGACGACGGCATGCCGATCGACCTCAGCTACGTCGTCAAGACACACGATATGGCTTCGCTGCCCGACTCGCTCTCGATGGCACAGTCGGCCGATTCGCTCTCGGAGCTGCTGTTGTCGCTGCGCGAGGCGCCGGTGATGGACCCCTACACCGGTCCCGCCATCGTCCTGCGCGGCGCCTCCGGCGTGTTCTTCCATGAAGCGCTCGGTCATCGTCTCGAAGGCCACCGGACACGTCGCGAATCGGAGGGGCACACCTTCAAGGATAAGCTGGGCTCGCGCATCATTCCGGAATTCTTAAGTGTGTACGATGATCCGACCCGCCAATACGCCGCGGGCGTGGACTTATACGGCAGCTATGAATTCGACGATGAAGGAGTCCCGTCGCAGAAGGCGCAATTGGTCTCCAACGGCGTGCTCGAGAGCTTCCTGATGTGCCGGACACCGATTCACGGCATCGCGTCCTCGAACGGACACGGCCGCGGCGACATCTGGCATCAACCCGTCAGCCGAATGGGATCGCTATTCGTCGAATCGAGCTCCCCGATCACTTTCAACGATCTGAAATCGCAATTGCTCGATCAGTGCCGCCGGCAGGGCAAAGAGTACGGCTTGGTGTTCGAGGATATCGAGGCGGGGGAGACCAATACATCGTCTTACGGCGTGCAAACGCTCCGCGTGAGGCCGCGTGTGGTCAAGAAAGTCTACGTCAGCGACGGACGCGAGGAACTGGTCCGGGGAGTCGAATTGATCGGGACCCCGCTGGCCGTCCTGGAAAGCATCGTGGCGGCATCCGACGATCTCGGAGTATTCAACGGGGTCTGCGGGGCCGAATCGGGCTGGGTACCGGTCTCGGCGGTCGCGCCCAGTGTCCTGATTTCGGAAGTCGAAGTTCAACGACTCGACCGCAATCTCAAGCGGGGACCGATCCTCCCGCCGCCGCTCCACAGCGTTGACCCCTGA
- the corA gene encoding magnesium/cobalt transporter CorA encodes MIVTHVYQADHGVVRREGIEPFDELIKNPEVVFWVDFLRPADEESYVLTGDFGFHPLAIEDAIGEEAGPKVDDYDSYLFVDFRIADYEVAAGLRVQAVHVFLLRNGVVTVRDEAIRPLDAVARRCRTEERILSRGADFFLHTLLDHMVDHYDVTMEKIEDEVDRVEDEVFRDADDAIVRRVFNLKRDLSHLKRVVTPLREMLDRFSRSRFPLIGSKARVYYRDVFDHMQRINELADSFRDTLNSVLEVYFSTVQSKTNETIKVLTIISTILLPLTFLTGLYGMNFARMPELHWVHGYKFFWGITITVVVGMLWFFKRRKWI; translated from the coding sequence ATGATCGTGACTCACGTCTACCAAGCTGATCATGGCGTCGTCCGCCGCGAGGGAATCGAGCCGTTCGACGAACTCATCAAGAATCCGGAAGTCGTCTTCTGGGTCGATTTTCTGCGCCCGGCCGATGAGGAGTCGTATGTCCTGACCGGCGACTTCGGATTCCATCCGCTGGCCATCGAGGATGCCATCGGCGAGGAAGCCGGCCCCAAAGTCGATGATTACGACAGCTACCTGTTCGTCGATTTTCGCATCGCCGACTATGAAGTAGCCGCCGGCCTTCGCGTCCAGGCCGTGCACGTGTTTCTCCTGCGCAATGGCGTCGTGACCGTCCGCGATGAGGCGATTCGTCCGCTCGATGCGGTCGCCCGACGCTGCCGCACCGAGGAACGCATCCTCTCGCGCGGAGCCGATTTCTTCCTGCACACGCTGCTGGACCACATGGTCGATCATTACGATGTCACGATGGAGAAAATCGAAGACGAGGTCGACCGCGTCGAGGATGAGGTGTTCCGGGACGCCGACGATGCGATCGTCCGCCGCGTGTTCAACCTCAAGCGCGATCTGTCGCATCTGAAACGCGTCGTGACGCCCCTCCGCGAGATGCTCGACCGATTCTCCCGTTCCCGTTTCCCGCTGATCGGCTCGAAGGCGCGCGTGTACTACCGCGACGTGTTCGACCACATGCAGCGCATCAACGAATTGGCCGACTCCTTTCGCGACACGCTCAATTCCGTGCTGGAGGTCTATTTCTCGACCGTGCAATCGAAGACCAACGAGACGATCAAGGTGTTGACGATCATCTCGACGATCCTTTTGCCGTTGACATTCCTGACGGGTCTGTATGGAATGAATTTTGCCCGTATGCCCGAGCTCCACTGGGTCCATGGCTACAAGTTCTTCTGGGGGATCACCATCACGGTCGTCGTCGGAATGTTGTGGTTTTTCAAACGGCGCAAGTGGATTTAG